From the genome of Solanum stenotomum isolate F172 chromosome 5, ASM1918654v1, whole genome shotgun sequence:
ATCTAATCGAAAAAATTAATGTAAGTTTGGAGTTAGTCTAACTGAATTTTGTGAcacatttataaaattttctgaCCTgatgaattgatagaattttgAAGTTAATCAAACTAAATATAGTGACACATTTATAAAGTTCTCAGATCTAAAAAGTTGTGATGACACATTTCTAAATTTTCTGACATGAAAAATTATGTAACTATGGAAATAGCCTAACTGAATTTAGTGACacatttataaagttttttttcctaaaatattgAAGTCACACGTTTATAAAGTTTAAACAAATTGCGATGacacatttataaaaaattttggCCTGAGAAATTGAGGTAATTTTAGAGTTCGTCTAATCAAATTTAGTGACacgtttataaagttttttgaccTAACAAATTATGATGACAcgttcattaaaaaaattgcctaaaaaattaatgtaattttgGAGTTAGCCTAATCGAATTAAGCTATCtagatagataaaaaaaatttatgtatatacatTAAATGTATGTTCAGTCTCCTAGGCTTCTTCATGagtttacttctttatatcTTAACTTCACTTAATGAAAATTcttatttcaccatttttaagaCATGTATCATGTATTTATTGAATTGATATAAGCACCGAATATACATAAGACTTTAGTATAATATTAAGAGGTTAGATAATGGGATTAAAcaaatgtttgaattttttttttccttgattAATAAATGGGGAGAGTTGGTTAAAACTTCAAACTCAACAATAGAGTATAGTGATGACAGATTGACAGTTAAGATATTCTAAGTTTAGTTGTCCAAGTTAGAGGTAAGCCACTAAATTAAACAAGGATTAATTAACTACTCATTCATTTCCTAATTAAGTTAATAGTTCATTGAACATGTCATATTTAATATTGTGATTATAATTTATTCAACATATTCTCCTTGAGATTCGttggaaatgaaaaaaactaCTGTTATTCCTATCACATCAACCGATTTGAGTCGATTCATTCTTATTTGTAGATAACGCAAGAGAGAAATTTTGACCTCCAAAATAAAGAGGGAGTAATTGTGAACCTCTTGTCAATTGATTCCGAATAGCTTTATCTAGTGCAACACCTACATATCAATTTACAATGTCTCAATCCCAGaccatataatttattttttttaattatagaaCCTCGATCTCAAATTCTTGGAGTTATCTTTTTGATAAATATCGATATTTGTATGGAATCTTTATAAGCTAATAAAACAAGGGAACATGTCCAAACTTGATGACAAAATGTGCATTGAGGCTAAATAATTGAAGTTAGGTTGCCATGTGCttcttgttttaaaatttaataaagtcatgAAATATAGTATATTATTGAGAATTTTCCTTGTGTATAATTGGCTTGAAAGAAAAAGTTTTTAAGTGCAAAGaattaaaacaagtttttgGGACCTATATTGTCATGTTTGGACTCATTGAATATAAAATGTCAAGTGCCCTTTGCTTATTCACTTCCCAACTTTAGGAAGCTTCCTTCCCCTGCTTCTTCTCCTACAAGCACGATGGCCTATTAACTCAGTGGTAGAGTGCGCCCTTGATAATTATGTTGTCATGTCTCGATTGTAAAGGTTTTCTATTGCATGGATAGTTCAATGTATTTATTGGTGCCTGAAGATGAGAGATGGTCCCATCCATATGATCATTCAAGGCGCGTTAATTAGAATTTTTGATTGATTATCCCTTTTTGGGATAactatttaataaatgattattTTCTCAAGGAAAAAAACAGAATCAGTATTTGAAGCTTATAAGTTGAAAATTTCAGTTATAAATGAaacaatttataaatattaaatgaaattcttaaaataaacaaaatgttTGGNCTATTGCATGGATAGTTCAATGTATTTATTGGTGCCTGAAGATGAGAGATGGTCCCATCCATATGATCATTCAAGGCGCGTTAATTAGAATTTTTGATTGATTATCCCTTTTTGGGATAactatttaataaatgattattTTCTCAAGAAAAAAAGCAGAATCAGTATTTGAAGCttataagtttgaaaatttcagttataaatgaaataatttataaatattaaatgaaattcttaaaataaacataagattTAGATTAAAAGTATTGGGTTTGGCCTAACACGCAAACTATATACTAGCTCTGCCCCTACTCAACAACAACTCAAGGGCTATCTATATTCGCTagaactcttcaaaaataccGATGAGTACACATTGAATTCTTCAAAAGTAGTGTTTTCACGGAAGATCTGACATGAGTGCAGCAATAATTTTGAAGAGTACTTCTCTTTTTATCCGATGAGGGACAATTGACACATAACATGATCTCTATCTCTAAATTATTTGTCAGATAAAAGTGTCCTCATTTTTAGGGGATTCATATAACAGCATCTCCAAAATGGATTACAAAGCTACAGACTAGTTCAAGTACAGATATTGCATTTGATAACTACTAAGTACTATATTACTAGCTCAATCCTGTCGATACGTACAACTAAAAGCCGTTACATGCAATTTACAGCAACAAGCCAACAATCTCACCTGCTGCTGCATCAACTAATGATGAACTATTTGTGTTGTGGACGTCTCATTTTGAGGAGATGAGAAACACCAGCCACAACATGCAGTCGGCTACTTGGAACACCCGTCTTTGCAAGTGCCCTCCCGTATTTGTCCAGAAGAACGAAGCAAGGAACATACTTAATGTCATAATGGAGAAGCTGAATTTACAAATAGAAAGAGATCAATCAGCTAAAACCAAAAGAGTGAAAAGTCAAATCATTTCCAACATGAAGTAGATGGATTACTACAAAGGGAATACACAAAGTGACCGGACCACTCAAACAACAGAAAGAATTGTTCTTTGCTCTAATTACTTTGTTTCGACTTTCCCAATTTTCAAATGTATAGTTTAACATAGCTATCACCACAGAGTAACTTTCAATTATATTAGTCAACTTGGCAGTGCACTGCATGTGCAGTGCTTTTCCGCTCCACCTAGAATGAATGCTAGAGTTGTTGCATTGGAAGAACTTCAAAGACAGgatctaaaataatttaagtataaAGAAACTTAGCTAAAATGTAAAAAGACTTCGGAAGGATGATATTTAACTTGAATATATGGCTGACAATAGTTTGCAGTTTTACATAACATATTGAAAAGCTATGTTGTCTTAAACAATTTATCAAACAAATCCTATGGCCAAAATGCACTCTATCCTAGTCAGTTGATTCATGAAGGTAACTTAACATAACCAAGTAAAACCCCCGCAggtggggtctagggagggtagagtgtatgcagaccttacccctacctcgtggaggtagagaaattgtttccgaaagaccctcagctcaagtaacACATCTCAAAGGCAGTATGAAAAGAAAATGCAAAAGTAAAGAACACATAGCAAATAATAGGGAAACACTTTCATTACATTTAACAAcagcaaaaaaggaacaatagcGAAGGTAACTTAACatagtaataatataaaaataaacttcgaatacagaaaaaagaaaagaactatgtcaacaaccaaacaacaaaagtGAGAGGTCCCTCTCAGTTCTTGGAGTATGCAAAATCCACGTGCATCCATCCAAACAActgaatataaattaaaagagacTTGCGGAAAATGTGAATACAACCAGTCCATGATTATCAAGTATGATATAAAAATAACCTTTAAATACACAAGAAGAAAAGAACTATATcaacaaccaaacaacaaaagtATGAGGCCCCTCTCAGTTCTTGGAGTAAGCATAATCTAAACGTATCTGTCCAACAACTGACTATCAGTTAAAACAGACGTCTGGAAAATGTGAGAATGCAATGTATAGAGTATTAGGAGTACCTCGGGCAACCATTGGTCATTCTCTGCATCAGCCATAACAATGTTGAGCCAGTCAGAGTTCCTGTTCTCAACTTCAGTAACGAAATTAACCAACGAATTGCAGAGCTGGCACTTCGGGGAGTAAAATTCAATTACAGTACCCTCTTTTTCACTGGCCAAGGCACACGCTAATGCACTCTGCTCGAGCTCCGCTTGCTCTGCAGGAGTCAATTTCTTCTTCACCAACTTCAAGGTATTATTTTGGTTGACTCCACCATTCGACTGGAAATTAAATTCGGGTGATAAAGGTTCGGGTTTTGAGATATTTTGGATGAAATTAAACACTCCAGAGCCAAGATTCTTGAATGGTTTGAATAGCCAAGGAGTTTCAAAGGTACAAGGCAAAGGGTTCTTTGGGTTTTGGTTATGAACATCCCAAGGCCATTTTAAGCAAAAGGGAGAGTTCTTGGAAGTAGAATCCATCTTTTCCAAGAATTATGTGTGTTTACATCACCATAAAAGCAGCTACTCATTCACACAACATCATAGCAGGAACAAGCACCAACGGGACAACCAATGTGCACACACTGAATCTGAAAACATAAGACAGTTTATAATTACTGACTTGACAAACAACATATTCGTCGTTATTGTTCCAAGAAGGTAATGGAGGTAGTATATAACATGTGGATTTGGCAGAACCCAGTAGCTTTGATCCAAACCTtgtatacaacaacaacatacccaaatcccacaagtggagtctagagaaggtagagtgtacacagactttacccctaccttgggagttagagagattgttttcgatagaccctcggctcaagggAAACATATCAATCAGATAATATAGAAAGCATGACAAAGcatgttggaaaaaaaaaaaggaggaacatcaactaCAAATAAAATAGTGCGATAATTAAATTCATAACCCTGTGTATGCGTTAAAAATCACTACATACGTACAAAAATTAAACTCATAACCCAATTACAAGTACTCGAGGCCATGCTCTCGTATCCAGAACCCATAAAGTTCAAATCCTGGTTCCACCTCCCGTTCAAAGATAGTTTAAAGGTCAATTTTTCCGAAAATTGACcatcaaaattattataatgTACTTAAGTTTTTCTCTGCAGAGCTTAATCATTCGCAAAATTCCCACCCTAATTCAATGTCTTTGCTACAAAGCTTAATCATTTGATAATATTTCTATACTAATCCAATAAGTTTACACAATTCACTCATTTAACATCATTTCTACCTAATTTAAACTACTAATGTGAAACATTAACTCTTTAAATTAGTCAATTTTATGTCTGAAATCGAATTTAACATTTCTGTGTATGAATACAAAGCATTGGAAGAAGGAATACATATCGAAAGTGAGAGAAGAGAGAACTTACAGCGGTGTTATCGCCGGAAAAAATTTGACCGGAGTGAGCTCGTCGGAGAAGGACTTCGCCGGAGGAACTTGCCGGTGCGTGTGTAATTGAACTTCGGTCCCAAAATGTGTGCAAAATTTTGGGTTCGCATGGGTCCGTTCTAGAGGAAGTTTTGGGCCTGTAAGTGAAGCCCATTGGGCTTATAGTCCATTATATGCAATTCGAATCACTTGGTCCTTTTGGTAGAAATTTCACGGGCAACCTGTTTTGACAACGTCATTTAATTTGTATTcaccttttaaattttttactatatatacctatgtCATATATGCGGTGTTTGAAATTAAACAGTTAACAAATCAAACTCCAGACATTGTGTATGAAGTTATATCCGAAGAAAAAATAGTTGGACTTCAGTTATATTTCCGCCATAGAaatgaaattaagaagaaatatGACTTTATGAGATACTAATGATTATTAGAGCATGTTTGGATTGACATATTTTAGGTGTATTTAAACCGCTTTATAGTGTTTgggtaaaataaaaagtatttttaaacaCTTGATTTTAagacaaaataacaaaaataagccaaaacTCATATATTAGACTTTACTTATGTCTCTTGGCTTATTTAAGACATAAGTTATAAGTCCAGTCAAATAGGCTCTTAGTTCATTGACCATATGAAAAATGTAAGGATAACAAATGGGCGAATCGAGTTAGATATAAACAGATTGAAAATGAGTCAAGTAAAATAGATAAATTATCCAACTCACTCATATTTGATGACACACTCtatctaactttttttttttttaccctccccAGGAGCTCCCATCCCTTTTGCTttcttggtgactcgaactcatAACCTTCGGGTTGAAAGTGAGGGGTGTTTACCATttgagcaactccctctcgtccaCCCTATCTTAACTTAAATCCtacttctttctcaaaaaattggGATGAAAGTCAATGACAGATCTAAAATTTTTACTAAGAAattcgaaaaataaaatttataattttgggaaaaacaaaaaaacaggAGAAGGGAGTATTACAATCTTACCCTCAATTGAGATATCCTTCTAGTGGCCAATAGTCATCAAGATTCATCGAATGgataaatataactttttaaaaagtgCAAAAAAATAGGCTatcatttttcttcttagtTTCAACACCAAAAATTATGGCAAACACAACAAATTTGAACATTATATTTGAAGCTCTTTCACTCATTCCCAAGATTCAGAATATtgaaaaaattcagaaaaaggcaaaaacaataagccaaaaaaaagaagaaattcaagaaaattcaCCACCAAAAACTACAAGAAGATTAGCATTAAGCATTGGTTCAATTGCTTTATTTGCAAATTCAAGAATTGGAAATTCACTTGCTGAAGATAATAATGGATTTTTTATCACTGGTCCACTACAAGACCCTTGGGTATCCACCAGTAAGTTTTTATTTTGTA
Proteins encoded in this window:
- the LOC125865058 gene encoding thioredoxin-like protein HCF164, chloroplastic; the encoded protein is MDSTSKNSPFCLKWPWDVHNQNPKNPLPCTFETPWLFKPFKNLGSGVFNFIQNISKPEPLSPEFNFQSNGGVNQNNTLKLVKKKLTPAEQAELEQSALACALASEKEGTVIEFYSPKCQLCNSLVNFVTEVENRNSDWLNIVMADAENDQWLPELLHYDIKYVPCFVLLDKYGRALAKTGVPSSRLHVVAGVSHLLKMRRPQHK